A genomic stretch from Halichoerus grypus chromosome 7, mHalGry1.hap1.1, whole genome shotgun sequence includes:
- the DNAJC12 gene encoding dnaJ homolog subfamily C member 12 isoform X1 yields MDAILSYRSEDTEDYYMLLGCDELSSVEQIMAEFKVRALECHPDKHPENSKAVETFQKLQKAKDILTNTESRARYDHWRRSQMSMPFQQWEALSDSVKTSMHWAVRGKKDLMLEESDQPHTDEIENEEWNKQREIKKEELGSTTEKTEQKESKSLEKSFSPQNPDSPSFSDVNSWHLRFRWSGDAPSELLRKFRNYEI; encoded by the exons ATGGATGCAATACTAAGTTACAGGTCAGAAGACACTGAGGATTACTACATGCTGCTGGGGTGTGATGAACTGTCTTCG gttGAACAAATCATGGCAGAATTTAAAGTCAGAGCCTTGGAATGTCACCCTGACAAGCATCCTGAGAACTCCAAAGCTG TGGAGACTTTCCAGAAACTGCAGAAGGCAAAGGATATTCTGACTAATACAGAGAGTCGTGCTCGCTATGACCACTGGCGCAGGAGCCAGATGTCGATGCCATTCCAGCAGTGGGAAGCTTTGAGTGACTCGGTGAAAACG TCAATGCACTGGGCTGTCAGAGGTAAAAAAGATCTGATGCTGGAAGAATCTGACCAGCCTCATACCGACGAGATTGAAAATGAGGAATGGaacaagcaaagagaaataaagaaagaggagCTGGGTTCAACCACAGAGAAAACGGAGCAGAAAGAATCCAAGTCCTTGGAGAAGTCATTCTCCCCACAAAATCCTGATTCTCCAA GTTTTTCAGATGTGAACTCTTGGCACCTACGTTTCCGCTGGTCTGGGGATGCTCCCTCAGAACTCCTGAGGAAATTCAGAAACTATGAAATATGA
- the DNAJC12 gene encoding dnaJ homolog subfamily C member 12 isoform X2, translated as MDAILSYRSEDTEDYYMLLGCDELSSVEQIMAEFKVRALECHPDKHPENSKAVETFQKLQKAKDILTNTESRARYDHWRRSQMSMPFQQWEALSDSVKTSMHWAVRGKKDLMLEESDQPHTDEIENEEWNKQREIKKEELGSTTEKTEQKESKSLEKSFSPQNPDSPNVNSWHLRFRWSGDAPSELLRKFRNYEI; from the exons ATGGATGCAATACTAAGTTACAGGTCAGAAGACACTGAGGATTACTACATGCTGCTGGGGTGTGATGAACTGTCTTCG gttGAACAAATCATGGCAGAATTTAAAGTCAGAGCCTTGGAATGTCACCCTGACAAGCATCCTGAGAACTCCAAAGCTG TGGAGACTTTCCAGAAACTGCAGAAGGCAAAGGATATTCTGACTAATACAGAGAGTCGTGCTCGCTATGACCACTGGCGCAGGAGCCAGATGTCGATGCCATTCCAGCAGTGGGAAGCTTTGAGTGACTCGGTGAAAACG TCAATGCACTGGGCTGTCAGAGGTAAAAAAGATCTGATGCTGGAAGAATCTGACCAGCCTCATACCGACGAGATTGAAAATGAGGAATGGaacaagcaaagagaaataaagaaagaggagCTGGGTTCAACCACAGAGAAAACGGAGCAGAAAGAATCCAAGTCCTTGGAGAAGTCATTCTCCCCACAAAATCCTGATTCTCCAA ATGTGAACTCTTGGCACCTACGTTTCCGCTGGTCTGGGGATGCTCCCTCAGAACTCCTGAGGAAATTCAGAAACTATGAAATATGA